One genomic region from Clarias gariepinus isolate MV-2021 ecotype Netherlands chromosome 20, CGAR_prim_01v2, whole genome shotgun sequence encodes:
- the LOC128508347 gene encoding intelectin-like produces the protein MASWIVVSTAFASINLCLSVEMEYFHPQSCKELMQKYQTTKDGLYYLSTPSGTVYQTYCDMTTAGGGWTLVASVHENNLYGKCTTGDRWSSQQGGHANVPEGDGSWSNTVTFGTAEAATSDDFKNPGYYDITAEDVAVWHVPNNKRVNQWKHMSFLRYHTETRFLNSYGGNLYHLFQRFPVKYNVGSCPADHGPSVPVVYDVGDAVSNHNLYGPHIRARTDPGFITFRAINTEKAAMAICSGVKPKACHNEHCCIGGGGHFPEGSPRQCGDFTSFDWDGYGTHAGWSASKQVTEAAVLIFYR, from the exons ATGGCGAGCTGGATCGTTGTGTCTACGGCGTTTGCGTCCATTaacctctgtctctctgttg AAATGGAGTATTTCCATCCACAGAGCTGCAAAGAGCTGATGCAAAAATATCAAACCACCAAAG ACGGTCTTTATTACCTGAGTACACCGAGTGGGACCGTGTATCAGACGTACTGTGACATGACGACCGCAGGCGGAGGATGGACTCTGGTGGCCAGCGTTCATGAGAACAACCTTTATGGCAAATGCACCACCG GTGATCGCTGGTCCAGCCAGCAGGGAGGGCATGCGAACGTACCTGAGGGAGACGGATCATGGAGTAACACCGTCACATTCGGCACTGCAGAAGCTGCAACCAGTGATGACTTTAAG AATCCTGGGTATTATGACATCACAGCAGAGGATGTGGCAGTGTGGCATGTTCCTAATAACAAGCGAGTGAATCAGTGGAAACATATGTCATTCCTGCGCTACCATACCGAGACCAGATTCCTCAACAGCTATGGAGGAAACCTCTACCATCTCTTCCAG CGATTCCCTGTGAAGTACAACGTTGGAAGCTGTCCTGCTGACCACGGCCCCTCTGTTCCTGTAGTGTACGACGTCGGAGATGCTGTATCCAACCATAACCTGTATGGACCCCACATCAGAG CGAGGACCGATCCCGGATTCATCACGTTTCGAGCAATAAACACTGAGAAAGCGGCGATGGCGATCTGTTCGGGAGTCAAACCGAAAGCCTGCCACAATGAACAC tgctgTATAGGAGGAGGTGGACATTTTCCAGAAGGGTCTCCGAGGCAGTGCGGTGATTTTACGTCTTTTGACTGGGACGGTTACGGCACACACGCCGGCTGGAGCGCCAGCAAACAGGTGACGGAGGCGGCGGTGCTCATCTTCTACCGCTGA